A window of Formosa sp. Hel1_31_208 contains these coding sequences:
- the gcvT gene encoding glycine cleavage system aminomethyltransferase GcvT — MKNTALTETHIALGAKMVPFAGYNMPVQYEGVNIEHETVRNAVGVFDVSHMGEFLIEGPNALDLIQKISSNDASKLTIGKAQYSCIPNDTGGIVDDLIVYRIKENTYLLVVNASNIEKDWNWIVSKNDVGAEIRDLSEDYSLLAIQGPKAVEAMQTLSSHDLFQIGFYNFIVGDFAGIDDVIISATGYTGSGGFEIYCKNSDVKHIWDKVMEAGADFGIKPIGLAARDTLRLEMGYSLYGNDIDDTTSPFEAGLGWIVKFTKTFTNSEHLSEQKKRILERKLVAFELDEKGVPRRGYDIVDSNGKQIGKVTSGTMSPSLKKGIGLGYVAPIFSDFGSKIHIQVRKKAIPATVIKLPFYKG, encoded by the coding sequence ATGAAAAATACAGCATTAACCGAAACACATATAGCTCTTGGTGCTAAAATGGTGCCCTTTGCAGGTTATAACATGCCAGTGCAATATGAAGGCGTTAATATTGAACATGAAACCGTTAGAAATGCAGTAGGTGTTTTTGATGTGTCACATATGGGAGAATTCTTGATTGAAGGACCGAACGCCTTAGATTTGATACAAAAGATATCAAGTAATGACGCTTCAAAACTTACAATAGGAAAAGCACAATACAGTTGTATTCCTAATGACACTGGTGGAATTGTAGATGATTTAATCGTGTATCGTATTAAAGAAAACACTTATCTTTTAGTCGTAAATGCTAGTAATATTGAGAAAGATTGGAATTGGATCGTTTCCAAGAACGATGTTGGGGCAGAGATACGTGATTTGAGCGAAGACTATTCATTACTTGCTATTCAAGGTCCGAAAGCCGTTGAAGCAATGCAAACCTTATCTAGTCATGATTTATTTCAGATTGGCTTTTACAACTTCATAGTTGGTGATTTTGCTGGCATTGACGATGTCATCATTTCGGCTACAGGCTACACAGGAAGTGGTGGATTTGAAATCTATTGTAAAAACTCGGACGTAAAACATATCTGGGACAAAGTAATGGAAGCTGGTGCCGATTTTGGAATTAAACCAATCGGACTTGCGGCACGTGATACACTAAGACTAGAAATGGGTTACAGTTTGTATGGTAATGATATAGACGACACGACGTCTCCATTTGAAGCTGGCCTAGGTTGGATTGTGAAATTCACGAAGACTTTTACAAATTCTGAGCATTTATCAGAACAAAAAAAACGTATTCTAGAACGAAAACTTGTGGCGTTTGAACTCGATGAAAAAGGTGTTCCAAGACGGGGGTATGATATTGTAGATTCTAACGGAAAGCAAATCGGAAAAGTAACTTCAGGCACTATGTCTCCATCATTAAAGAAAGGTATTGGCTTAGGTTATGTGGCTCCTATTTTTTCTGACTTTGGAAGTAAAATTCACATTCAAGTGCGAAAAAAAGCAATTCCTGCAACTGTGATAAAGCTCCCTTTTTATAAAGGATAG
- a CDS encoding homoserine kinase, whose amino-acid sequence MNEIRIFSPATVANVSCGFDVLGFCLDNIGDEMVIRKTSKKGIHITKIEGYELPFEAEKNVAGVSALALIEDAQPDCGFEIEIYKHIKPGSGVGSSSASAVGSVFGINELLGKPYNKTELTNFAMKGEALASQSEHADNIAPAIFGGFTLVKTVSPLEIIQLPTPHNLVAVIIHPQIEIKTADARALLPKEIPLQDAITQWSNVGSLIHALHTSDYELLSKSLIDVVVEPYRSQLIPHFQSVRAAALNHGALGCGISGSGPSIFSLCHGEAVAQKVVEAITNIYAKTDIPFEIYKSEINTEGIKIL is encoded by the coding sequence ATGAACGAAATCAGAATTTTCTCTCCCGCTACAGTGGCCAACGTATCTTGTGGATTCGATGTTTTAGGCTTTTGCCTTGACAACATAGGTGATGAGATGGTGATAAGGAAAACAAGTAAAAAAGGGATTCATATTACCAAAATTGAAGGCTATGAATTGCCTTTTGAAGCTGAAAAAAATGTAGCTGGCGTATCTGCTTTAGCTCTTATTGAAGACGCGCAACCTGATTGTGGTTTTGAAATTGAAATTTACAAGCATATCAAACCTGGAAGCGGTGTTGGCAGCAGTTCTGCTAGTGCTGTTGGAAGCGTATTTGGAATTAATGAATTGTTGGGTAAGCCCTATAACAAAACAGAGCTTACCAATTTTGCAATGAAAGGAGAAGCTTTGGCGAGTCAAAGTGAACATGCTGATAATATTGCCCCTGCAATTTTTGGTGGCTTTACCTTAGTAAAAACGGTTTCACCGCTAGAAATTATTCAGCTTCCTACGCCACACAATTTAGTAGCAGTGATTATTCATCCACAAATTGAAATAAAAACTGCAGATGCACGAGCCCTTTTACCTAAAGAAATTCCACTTCAAGATGCGATTACGCAATGGTCTAATGTTGGAAGTTTAATTCATGCTCTGCATACGAGTGATTATGAGCTTCTCAGTAAATCGCTTATTGACGTTGTTGTTGAACCTTACCGTAGTCAGTTGATTCCTCATTTTCAGTCGGTCAGAGCTGCGGCACTAAATCATGGTGCTTTGGGTTGCGGAATTTCTGGATCTGGACCATCCATATTCAGCTTGTGTCATGGTGAAGCGGTGGCTCAAAAGGTCGTTGAAGCCATTACAAATATATATGCGAAAACCGACATCCCGTTTGAAATCTATAAATCTGAAATCAATACCGAAGGCATAAAAATCTTATAA
- a CDS encoding sugar nucleotide-binding protein, translating to MKAFESKHRILILGASGFIGNAIYKELCAYFKTFGTYRIPKKVFEDNHQFFQYDVEKDDVYEVLEATKPSIIISSLRGDFHAQTIAHQHISEYVLAHECKIIFLSSANVFDAYSKFPSYEFDKTLSGSMYGHFKIKIENMLLRLPKKKVAIVRLPMVLGSQSPRLKEIKQHLQEKTAIEIFPNIIMNVTTDSKVTQQIHYMINRNKHGIFHLGSTDLVHHDEYFKDIIKQLSSKNGVIYKHVYTTNEDRYLAVLPKYNKLPKHLEVSSLEVLEDLIKN from the coding sequence ATGAAGGCGTTTGAAAGTAAACATCGTATATTAATTTTAGGTGCTAGTGGATTCATTGGAAACGCTATATACAAAGAGCTCTGTGCCTATTTCAAAACTTTTGGAACTTATCGAATACCCAAAAAAGTCTTTGAAGACAATCATCAATTTTTTCAGTATGATGTTGAAAAAGACGATGTTTATGAAGTACTTGAAGCTACAAAACCATCCATCATTATCTCAAGCCTGAGAGGAGATTTTCATGCTCAAACCATCGCACATCAGCACATATCTGAATATGTATTGGCACACGAATGCAAGATTATTTTCTTATCATCAGCCAATGTTTTTGATGCCTATAGTAAATTCCCAAGTTACGAATTTGATAAAACCCTAAGCGGGAGTATGTATGGGCATTTTAAGATTAAAATTGAAAACATGTTATTGCGCCTTCCGAAGAAAAAAGTAGCTATAGTTAGATTACCTATGGTGCTCGGATCACAATCACCAAGACTTAAAGAAATAAAACAGCATTTACAGGAAAAAACAGCCATCGAAATATTTCCAAATATCATTATGAATGTTACAACCGATTCAAAGGTAACGCAGCAAATACACTACATGATTAACAGAAACAAACATGGTATTTTCCATCTGGGCAGCACAGATCTAGTTCACCATGACGAATACTTTAAAGATATTATCAAACAATTGTCTTCAAAAAATGGAGTGATCTACAAGCACGTTTATACGACAAATGAAGATCGCTATTTGGCT
- a CDS encoding aminopeptidase P N-terminal domain-containing protein: protein MKPIITFFLFFIGLAFGYAQEGLPQDYLSKDFHKGRRDALRMTMPSNSVAVFFANPVRNRANDVDYVYHQDPNFYYLTGYKEPHAVLVIFSENQIDTEGNSYNEKLYVQQRNPQAEQWTGRRLGVEGAKSELGFDRVDNGSAFLNSGIDFTAFEKVMYMGFRDDYRNTRNRADLYDLIQSFKTQIKLVNDYSIKNKSDDIEVDTNGNVEGETVKTDTKTLSTLMAGLREVKTSEEMILLKKAVRISAMGQREIMKAMHPDMSETEVQGVHEYIYKKYGSEYEGYPSIVGAGNNGCVLHYIENNKMKVENDLVLMDLGAEYHGYTADVTRTIPANGTFTKEQKAIYDIVYEAQEAGIKATVIGNTMQSPDRAAREVIYKGLIALGIVKNSSEARQYFPHGTSHHIGLDVHDPGTYGALQANMVITVEPGIYIPEGSNCDPKWHGIAVRIEDDILITENGPINLSAEAPRTSDEIEKLMKQKSVLGELKLPSLD from the coding sequence ATGAAACCTATTATTACTTTTTTTTTATTTTTTATCGGACTAGCATTTGGATATGCTCAAGAGGGTTTACCTCAAGACTATTTGAGTAAAGATTTTCATAAGGGGAGACGTGATGCCCTAAGAATGACTATGCCATCAAACAGTGTAGCCGTGTTTTTTGCAAATCCGGTTCGTAATAGAGCTAATGATGTTGATTATGTGTATCATCAAGACCCTAATTTTTATTACCTCACTGGATATAAAGAACCACATGCAGTATTAGTCATTTTCTCTGAAAATCAAATAGATACGGAAGGAAATTCATATAATGAAAAATTGTACGTGCAACAGCGCAACCCACAAGCAGAGCAGTGGACTGGGCGCAGATTAGGTGTTGAAGGTGCTAAATCTGAACTAGGCTTTGATAGGGTTGACAACGGTAGTGCATTTTTAAATTCTGGGATAGACTTTACGGCTTTTGAAAAGGTTATGTATATGGGTTTTAGAGATGATTATAGAAACACGAGAAATCGTGCAGATTTATATGATTTAATACAATCTTTTAAAACGCAAATTAAACTTGTTAATGACTATTCAATTAAGAACAAATCTGACGATATTGAAGTAGATACTAATGGCAATGTTGAAGGCGAAACAGTTAAAACTGACACAAAAACACTGTCAACATTAATGGCCGGATTAAGAGAGGTTAAAACATCAGAGGAAATGATATTACTGAAAAAAGCGGTTAGAATTTCGGCAATGGGGCAACGTGAAATTATGAAAGCCATGCATCCCGATATGTCTGAAACTGAAGTTCAAGGCGTTCATGAGTACATTTATAAAAAATATGGAAGTGAATATGAAGGATATCCTAGTATCGTTGGAGCTGGTAACAATGGCTGTGTACTTCATTACATCGAAAACAATAAAATGAAAGTTGAGAACGATTTAGTGTTGATGGATTTAGGAGCTGAATACCATGGCTATACGGCGGATGTGACGCGCACAATTCCTGCTAACGGAACTTTCACCAAAGAACAAAAAGCTATTTATGATATTGTTTATGAAGCTCAAGAAGCAGGCATAAAAGCTACGGTTATTGGTAATACAATGCAATCGCCCGATAGAGCCGCCAGAGAAGTCATTTACAAAGGACTTATAGCGCTAGGTATTGTCAAAAATTCGAGTGAAGCTAGACAGTATTTTCCACATGGCACTTCACATCACATTGGTTTGGATGTGCATGACCCGGGCACCTACGGAGCTTTGCAAGCCAATATGGTCATAACAGTAGAGCCAGGTATTTACATTCCAGAAGGCAGTAATTGTGATCCTAAATGGCATGGGATAGCAGTACGAATTGAAGATGATATTTTAATTACAGAAAACGGACCAATTAACTTGTCAGCTGAAGCCCCTAGAACTTCAGATGAGATCGAAAAACTAATGAAGCAAAAAAGTGTTTTGGGAGAGTTAAAACTACCTAGTTTAGATTAA
- the thrC gene encoding threonine synthase: protein MNYYSLNRKAPNTNFETAVIKGLAPDRGLYFPEKITALPSAFYKNIDSKSYSEIAFEAIKQFICPEIPEHLLKTIIEDTLSFDFPIVNLDENISTLELFHGPTMAFKDVGARFMARCLGYFNQNNNNDITVLVATSGDTGGAVANGFLGVKGVNVVILYPSGKVSNIQEKQLTTLGQNITALEVDGVFDDCQDMVKKAFLDSTITSTMQLTSANSINVARWLPQLFYFMFTYKQLHQQHENIVFSIPSGNFGNICAGMIAQQLGLPVKHFIAANNANNVVTEYLKTEEYHPKPSVQTISNAMDVGNPSNFIRIKEIYKNDFDQLRSNLSSYSYTDNETKSALLEMYKRYNYVADPHGAIGYLGCKDYLKTHHNAHCVFLETAHPTKFLDVVEDVIDTKVDLPPQIQAVMHQEKVALQISNYEQLKTFLLQSVSKT, encoded by the coding sequence ATGAATTATTATAGCTTAAATAGAAAAGCACCCAATACTAATTTTGAAACTGCTGTCATTAAAGGATTAGCTCCTGATAGAGGTCTGTATTTTCCAGAGAAAATTACCGCGCTCCCATCTGCTTTTTATAAAAACATTGATTCCAAATCCTATTCTGAAATTGCATTCGAAGCTATCAAACAGTTTATATGTCCGGAAATTCCTGAGCACCTTTTAAAAACCATCATAGAGGACACCTTGTCCTTTGATTTTCCTATTGTAAATCTGGATGAGAACATTTCTACATTAGAATTATTCCACGGACCAACCATGGCTTTCAAGGATGTAGGCGCACGATTTATGGCACGATGTTTAGGCTATTTCAATCAAAATAACAACAATGATATTACCGTTCTAGTAGCGACGTCTGGTGATACTGGAGGAGCAGTAGCCAATGGATTCTTAGGTGTAAAAGGTGTTAATGTTGTCATTTTATATCCATCAGGAAAAGTTAGTAATATTCAAGAAAAACAGTTGACGACGCTTGGTCAGAATATTACTGCTTTGGAAGTTGACGGTGTGTTTGATGATTGTCAGGACATGGTAAAAAAAGCATTTTTAGATAGCACTATTACCAGTACTATGCAATTGACCTCAGCCAATTCGATTAACGTGGCGAGATGGTTACCTCAACTCTTCTATTTCATGTTTACTTACAAACAATTGCATCAACAGCACGAGAATATTGTGTTCTCAATTCCTAGTGGTAACTTCGGAAATATCTGTGCGGGAATGATCGCGCAACAGTTAGGTTTACCAGTAAAGCATTTTATTGCAGCAAATAATGCGAATAATGTGGTCACCGAATATCTTAAAACCGAAGAATATCATCCTAAACCATCTGTGCAAACGATAAGTAATGCGATGGATGTTGGAAATCCGAGTAACTTTATCCGCATAAAAGAAATCTACAAAAACGATTTTGATCAATTACGATCAAATTTATCGTCGTATAGTTATACCGATAACGAGACCAAATCAGCCCTATTAGAGATGTATAAGCGTTATAACTACGTGGCCGATCCTCATGGTGCAATTGGATACTTAGGCTGTAAGGACTATTTAAAAACACACCATAATGCGCACTGCGTGTTCTTAGAAACTGCACATCCAACTAAATTTTTAGATGTTGTGGAGGACGTAATTGACACTAAAGTAGATTTACCACCACAAATACAAGCCGTCATGCATCAAGAAAAAGTAGCACTACAAATTTCTAATTATGAGCAATTGAAGACCTTTTTATTGCAATCTGTTTCGAAAACATAA
- the thrA gene encoding bifunctional aspartate kinase/homoserine dehydrogenase I, producing MNVLKFGGTSVGSAKHINQVISILNTYSKQDKVICVVSAVGGITDKLLKAGEFAQQKDISYIKIFENITDTHHNILSALIPKENEHVFAYINKKLEELKSLLDGIFLINEVSPKTSDKLLSFGELLSSYIIAQTMISRGLDCVRKNSQDLIVTNATFTKAEVNYELTNKTIQAYFSQAKEQITILPGFISKSDTGEITTLGRGGSDFTAAIVAAALKVERLEIWTDVSGMYTTNPKLVKQAFPIQHLSYQEAMELSHFGAKVLYPPTVQPVLDLNIPIYIKNTLEPQADGTKISLDANGNGNPIKGITNINNIALLTLQGNGMVGIPGFSKRLFETLAQEKINIIFITQASSEHSICFGVDINDSLKAKAVIDTTFENEISLHKIDPIIVETDLSIIAIVGDNMKNHQGISGRMFSTLGKNNINIRAIAQGASERNISAVISEKDVKKALNALHERFFEVKTKQLNVFITGVGNVGERLVEQIKQQRKYLKEQLKINLKVVGLSNSRMMIFDDGGLSLKDWKSDLSSGEPASLEGFLQRAKDLNLRNSIFVDVTASEAVSNLYTDYLKQSIAVVACNKIACSSNFENYNELKYLSRKYNAPFLFETNVGAGLPIIDTLGHLITSGDNITSIQAVLSGSLNFVFNNFDDSTNFHDVVKQAQKEGYTEPDPRIDLSGVDVARKILILARESGTEMNLDDIENDSFLTHNNLNSVSVEDFYTSLQKDEAHFQQLYAKARAKGCQLKYVAEFNKGKAKVGLKEIPQGHPFYNLEGKDNIVMYYTQRYPEQPMIIKGAGAGADVTASGLFADIIRIRNK from the coding sequence ATGAATGTTTTAAAATTTGGAGGAACGTCAGTTGGTTCAGCAAAGCACATAAATCAAGTCATTTCGATATTGAATACCTATTCAAAACAGGACAAGGTCATCTGCGTAGTCTCTGCCGTTGGTGGGATTACTGATAAATTGTTAAAAGCTGGAGAATTTGCACAACAAAAAGACATCAGTTATATTAAAATTTTTGAAAATATTACCGACACTCATCACAATATTTTATCGGCTTTAATTCCTAAGGAAAATGAGCATGTATTTGCATATATCAATAAAAAATTAGAAGAATTAAAAAGTCTTTTAGATGGTATTTTTTTAATCAATGAAGTGTCACCAAAAACATCTGACAAACTTCTGAGCTTTGGTGAATTATTGTCCTCTTATATTATTGCTCAAACCATGATTTCGAGAGGTCTTGATTGTGTTAGAAAAAACAGCCAAGACCTAATTGTTACCAACGCTACATTCACAAAAGCCGAAGTCAATTATGAGTTAACTAACAAAACTATTCAAGCTTATTTTTCACAAGCCAAAGAACAAATAACTATTCTACCTGGTTTTATTTCCAAGTCCGACACTGGAGAAATAACAACGCTTGGCCGTGGAGGTTCAGATTTTACAGCAGCAATTGTGGCCGCAGCATTAAAAGTAGAACGCTTGGAGATATGGACGGATGTAAGTGGTATGTATACAACCAATCCAAAACTTGTAAAACAAGCCTTTCCAATTCAGCATTTATCCTATCAAGAAGCCATGGAATTATCGCACTTTGGTGCTAAAGTTTTATATCCTCCAACAGTACAACCTGTATTAGATTTAAATATTCCTATTTACATTAAAAACACGCTTGAACCTCAAGCAGACGGCACAAAAATATCATTAGACGCCAATGGTAATGGCAATCCTATAAAAGGAATTACTAATATCAACAATATTGCATTACTCACCTTGCAAGGAAATGGTATGGTTGGGATTCCAGGGTTTTCAAAACGTTTATTTGAGACATTAGCCCAGGAAAAAATCAATATCATTTTCATCACTCAGGCGTCATCTGAACATTCTATTTGTTTTGGTGTTGACATCAATGATTCTCTCAAAGCAAAAGCGGTCATTGACACCACTTTTGAAAATGAAATTTCCTTACACAAAATCGATCCCATTATTGTAGAGACCGATTTATCGATTATTGCTATCGTAGGTGATAATATGAAAAACCACCAAGGAATTAGTGGTCGAATGTTTAGTACTTTAGGAAAAAATAACATCAATATTAGAGCGATTGCTCAAGGTGCCTCAGAGCGTAATATCTCTGCTGTAATTTCCGAAAAAGATGTCAAAAAAGCATTAAATGCACTTCATGAAAGATTTTTCGAGGTTAAAACCAAACAGCTTAATGTCTTTATAACAGGTGTTGGAAATGTTGGTGAACGCTTGGTCGAACAAATCAAACAACAACGCAAATATCTTAAAGAACAATTAAAAATTAACTTGAAGGTCGTTGGCTTATCCAATTCAAGAATGATGATATTTGATGATGGAGGTCTATCGTTAAAAGATTGGAAATCGGATCTATCTTCCGGAGAACCAGCATCTTTAGAAGGTTTTTTACAACGTGCAAAAGATTTAAATTTACGGAATAGTATCTTTGTTGATGTGACTGCGAGTGAGGCGGTTTCAAATTTATATACAGACTATTTAAAACAGAGCATTGCAGTTGTCGCTTGTAATAAAATAGCGTGTTCAAGTAATTTTGAAAATTATAATGAATTAAAATATTTATCCAGAAAATACAATGCCCCATTTTTATTTGAAACCAATGTTGGCGCAGGTTTACCGATCATTGACACCTTAGGTCATTTAATCACTTCTGGTGATAATATCACTTCCATTCAGGCCGTTTTATCTGGAAGTCTCAATTTTGTATTTAATAATTTTGACGACTCCACAAATTTTCATGATGTTGTAAAACAAGCTCAGAAAGAAGGTTATACTGAACCAGACCCGAGAATCGACTTGAGTGGTGTTGACGTCGCTAGAAAAATATTAATTTTAGCGCGTGAAAGCGGAACTGAGATGAACCTTGATGATATTGAAAATGATTCCTTCCTTACGCACAATAATTTAAACAGTGTATCGGTAGAGGATTTCTATACATCGCTGCAAAAGGATGAAGCACACTTTCAACAGCTTTACGCAAAAGCTAGAGCTAAAGGTTGTCAATTAAAATATGTTGCTGAATTCAATAAAGGAAAAGCTAAAGTAGGTCTAAAAGAAATACCTCAAGGTCATCCATTTTACAACCTAGAAGGTAAAGATAATATCGTCATGTACTACACACAGCGTTACCCAGAGCAACCCATGATTATTAAAGGTGCTGGTGCTGGTGCAGATGTGACGGCTTCTGGACTTTTTGCAGACATCATTAGAATAAGAAATAAGTAA